The Pseudomonas sp. HOU2 DNA window CGATCGTGCTCGACGACAATGCCTACTACGTACGCTTCGAACAAAACATCAACGGTCGTGGCACGTGGGCAATCATCGATCCGACCCGGCCCGAGGCATTTTCAGGTTCGATTCCCGTCCGGATGAACGCCGAAGGAAACTGGGAAGTTGCGCCCAGACCGGGGCTTCGCGGCGGTAGTGATGCGCCCATGATCGCGGGTGCAGGCGCAGTCAGTGAACCCGCAGTCGAACAGTGGGCGCAGACACCCGGCATCCATGTGCCTGGACTCGATGATCCGGCGATGCGCGCCTGGGCGCTCGGCGGCCCGGATCTGCAAGGCCAGTTCCGTCGGGCCTGGACGCTGGGAGGCATCGACATGCACAGTGTGATCCGACCCGAAACCGAAGCAGGCAATGCACTCATGCCGACTGCACATGAGGTCATCTCGTTAAGCGAGTTCGATCTGGCGCAGGAGCAACCGCGTGCGACGCTGATCAGCGATGCCACTGCCTGGTACGAACTGCATCCGCCTGTTCCACGCCCGCCGCTCACGACGCCGGCTCCCGTCGCCAGCCCGAGCGAGCTGCTCGAGTCCGCGCTGTCGGAAAAACCCGGGCTGGTCATCGGCGAAAGCCGGGGCAGTATCGGCAGCAAGAAACTGCTCATCGAAGACATGCCCAATCTTGCCCGCAACGGTGTGAAGACCCTGTATCTGCAAGAACTGCTGGCCAACGTCAATCAACTGGATCTGGATGCTTTCGCCCGCACCGGGGAAATGTCCGAAGAACTGCAAAACTATCTGAGCCGAATCGACTTCAGGGCCGGCAATGATCCGGATGGCAAATTCAATCTCATGGCCTTGATCAAAGCCGCCAACGCCCAACGTATTCGGATTCAGGCGATCGACCTGTCGAGCACATACAACATCAACAAAGACTCAATGCAGCCCGTGCCCAACAGTCAGATGGCGCGCAGCTTTTTCGCCAGCGAGGTCATCCGCTTTCATCAGGAACTCAATGGTCCGGGCAAATGGGTGGCGCTGGTCAATCAGGAAAACATGAGCGCCTTCCGCGGCTATCAAGGCATCAGCGAGCAGACCGACGCCTTGAGCGTGCGTGTCGATGATGTGGCGCCCGGGCAGGCCCGGAGTATCGGCTCCGACCCTGGCCTGGCGGTGGAGTACGCCGACTACCCCGACTCTCCGGTCGAAGAACTGGCTGGCGGCCTCAGTGACCCCGACAGCATTCAGAACCTGATCAAAGGCGATTGGCGGGTGCAAGTGGAAACGCCTTGGGCGTACCGCCCCCCACAGGACTTGCGAGCACTGCTGCCGGAACCGGGGATGTTCACGTTTCAGCGCTACCGCAGCAGCCTGCTGGTGGTCTACCGAAATGCCGAACGCCACATGGCCGACAGCGTGATCAGAATGACCCCTGCTGGCCGATTCAATCTTGACACCCCGCTTGCCCCGGCCCCGGACTCGCTGACTGTGGACTCCCTGGATGAATTGAAACAGGCGCTGATCGAAAGAGGCCTGAAGCCGATGGGCTGGCCGCAAGTCAGCGTTGCCACGCTGATGGAAGACGCTCCGCGTCCGGTCATTCCGCCAAGCTGGCAGGCCAATGAATTGCTGGACGGGATGACTCCGGTCAGCGAGCCAGGAAAATTCCAGGGTATTTATCTGCTCGATTCGAACCCCTCGACCGCCATCTTGATGGATGACACCGCCTATTACGTACGCTATGAAACCGACATCAATGGCAGCGGACACTGGGCGGTCATCGATCCCGAGCATCCCCACGGTTTTACTCGCTCGATCCCGGTACGCCTGAATCCTCAGGGTGAATGGGAAACCATGCCTCGCGCAGGGCTCAGCGGCGGTGGCAAGCCGTCGGCACTGGCCGGATCGAGCAGCCGCAGCCCGGTGACCGCACTGCCCGCTTCGCAATACGACGTACCTGCACCACTCAAGGCGCACCTGGAAGAAGGCGCAGCGGGACTGAATGACGAAGCCCTGCGTGACGTCTATGACAGCCTGAACGAGTTCGATGCCTATCGCGACTTCAAGGCCATTCGCAAGCGCCTGTATCGCGACGCGCTGGATTTTTACAGCACCTTGCGCCTGCCCGAACGTCCTCCCGTGCCAACCCTGGCGGCAGACGCGACAGCCGAAGAGATCATCGGGAAAATCCTTGAACATGCCCGAGGCCTGGTGCTCGGCGAGAGCCACACTGCCATCGGCAGCAAACAATGGCTGATCGAGAACATGCAATTGCTCGCCAGCAAACAGGTGAAGAGCCTGTACATGGAGCACCTGCTGACCGACTTCCACCAAGCCGCGCTGGACGAGTTCTTCCAAACCGGCAGCATGCCGACAAAACTCGAGGCCTATCTCAAGGCGCTCGACGTCGGCAACATGACCGATCCGCTGGAACGCTATACGTTTCTGGAGTTGGTCAAGGAAGCCGGAAAACAGGGCATTCATGTGCAAGCCATCGATTGCATGGCGAGTTACCGGCTCAACGGCATGTACCTGCCTTTGGGCAACGAAACCGCGCGGCAAAAGATGATGAATTATTTCGCCCGCCTGATGATCCGCGCTGACCAGTCCGCACGCGGCGCGCACAAATGGGTGGCGCTGATGGGCAACTCTCACTCCAACACTTTTGAAGGGGTTGCCGGCGTCAGCGAGCTGGAGGAGGCAATCGGCATTCGCGTCGAGGACGTCCCCGAAGGGGCTTCGCGGGGCATCGAAGTCGATCCGGGGAAAATCCTGCCACTGGGCGGTACGGCGCATGATCGTTCGGCGCTGGTCAGAGGCGACCTGCGCCTGCAAATCGAAACCCCCTGGACCGCACACACCATGACGGAATTCGAGACCCTGTTGCCTCGCTACGGCATGTACTCCCTCAAGCAGCAACCCAACATGACATTCATTGTGCATCGCAGCCGCACGGGAGAGCTGGTGCGAACCGTCATCGGCACCGAAGGCAAACGTTTCTACATCGAACGTCCCGGCTGGCCTTCGGTGAGCGGTAAACGCTACCCGAGCATGAAAGCGCTGCTGCAGGCACTGGATGATTTGGGTATGCAACTGGGCGGCTGGTCACAACCGCTGTAACGCAAAAACAGAAAAGCCGTGTGAAACGGATTTCACACGGCTTTTCGGTTGCAGCGATCAAGCCTTTACGGCTTGCGTGGGATCACTCCCACTCGATCGTCGCCGGCGGCTTGCTCGACACGTCATAGGTGACGCGGGAGATGCCTTCGATTTCATTGATGATGCGACCGGAAACGGTTTCCAGCAGTTCGTAAGGCAGGTGTGCCCAACGTGCGGTCATGAAGTCGATGGTTTCCACGGCACGCAGGGCCACGACCCAGGCGTAACGACGGCCATCGCCGACCACGCCAACCGATTTCACTGGCTGGAACACCACGAAGGCCTGGCTGACTTTGTGGTAC harbors:
- a CDS encoding membrane-targeted effector domain-containing toxin; translated protein: MPNPMPNAADKAALKAIAATVIQTCPSLQDAARQVASDLLIKYQVHDLDPDHVYFHRFDASQSSSKAFTGWEHVHATPTSSMTLTQLVIHRFRVADQDNADLLDVYGGFYTAGPDARTFDERNEVRLHGNDVLKDFWSIDFSALYDAQLNAFWNTSGSDFRTLAKCNFLIKALQARDKRQLSDEDFLFVTQAVIGPLTWPVSLSTLQARHACTSSVCTLDLAGYAAINVLRFVAPKGRQILYLPGEADAFQVVETVTDLHFWILQRMNTPAARETFLAHFSLADRQQINANLGDLMNRLVATWGRYDHSLINQDNRAVSGDAFTWLSDSTRTAMFAEASLSLTSNGDLRKKLWIGYLSAGVKVFGPMAVVGWPVALPVIGASIASMGLNIDQAVNGKTAAERKAGILGAVLSGIDMLFNLLVLKGPGSLEEVGPQIDAAEATEMADLIESQPKNPQPVTPQSVPLPDSPATPHPGIPESFRINRVLGDDTLINDPGKFRGIHRLASNPSSAIVLDDNAYYVRFEQNINGRGTWAIIDPTRPEAFSGSIPVRMNAEGNWEVAPRPGLRGGSDAPMIAGAGAVSEPAVEQWAQTPGIHVPGLDDPAMRAWALGGPDLQGQFRRAWTLGGIDMHSVIRPETEAGNALMPTAHEVISLSEFDLAQEQPRATLISDATAWYELHPPVPRPPLTTPAPVASPSELLESALSEKPGLVIGESRGSIGSKKLLIEDMPNLARNGVKTLYLQELLANVNQLDLDAFARTGEMSEELQNYLSRIDFRAGNDPDGKFNLMALIKAANAQRIRIQAIDLSSTYNINKDSMQPVPNSQMARSFFASEVIRFHQELNGPGKWVALVNQENMSAFRGYQGISEQTDALSVRVDDVAPGQARSIGSDPGLAVEYADYPDSPVEELAGGLSDPDSIQNLIKGDWRVQVETPWAYRPPQDLRALLPEPGMFTFQRYRSSLLVVYRNAERHMADSVIRMTPAGRFNLDTPLAPAPDSLTVDSLDELKQALIERGLKPMGWPQVSVATLMEDAPRPVIPPSWQANELLDGMTPVSEPGKFQGIYLLDSNPSTAILMDDTAYYVRYETDINGSGHWAVIDPEHPHGFTRSIPVRLNPQGEWETMPRAGLSGGGKPSALAGSSSRSPVTALPASQYDVPAPLKAHLEEGAAGLNDEALRDVYDSLNEFDAYRDFKAIRKRLYRDALDFYSTLRLPERPPVPTLAADATAEEIIGKILEHARGLVLGESHTAIGSKQWLIENMQLLASKQVKSLYMEHLLTDFHQAALDEFFQTGSMPTKLEAYLKALDVGNMTDPLERYTFLELVKEAGKQGIHVQAIDCMASYRLNGMYLPLGNETARQKMMNYFARLMIRADQSARGAHKWVALMGNSHSNTFEGVAGVSELEEAIGIRVEDVPEGASRGIEVDPGKILPLGGTAHDRSALVRGDLRLQIETPWTAHTMTEFETLLPRYGMYSLKQQPNMTFIVHRSRTGELVRTVIGTEGKRFYIERPGWPSVSGKRYPSMKALLQALDDLGMQLGGWSQPL